The DNA region CAAGCAGCGCCAGAGCGTGTTCGACGCCTTCGGGCCCGAGAAGGGGATGCAGCTCTACGACCGCGGCATCCGCCGCCGCTTCGCACCGATGCTGGCGGGCGATCCCCGCAGGATCCGGCTCGCCTACTCGCTGATGTTCACCTTGCCGGGAACGCCGGTGCTGCGCTACGGCGACGAGATCGGCATGGGCGACGAGCTGTCCCTGCCGGAGCGCGACTGCGCCCGCACGCCGATGCAGTGGACGAGCGAGCACAAGGGCGGCTTCTCGACGGCCGAGCGGACCGTGCTGCCGCTGATCGACCACGGGCCCTACGGCTACGCGCACGTCAACGTCGCCGACCAGCGCCACGAGGAGGGCTCGCTGCTCAACTGGATGCAGAGCATCATCCGGCAGCGCAAGGAAGCGCCTGAGATCGGCTGGGGCGACGTCGTCGCGATCGAGACCGGGCGCGAGTCGGTCCTGGCGCTGCGCTACGCGTGGCGCGGCAACGCCATCCTGTGCGTCCACAACCTCGCGCCGGAGCCCGTCGAGGTGGCGATGGCGTCGGGATCCGACGATCCGGAGCACGACATCCTCGTCGACGTGCTCACCGGCTCGCGCAGCGAGGTCGGCGACGACGGCCGCCACTGCCTGTTCCTGGAAGGTTACGGCTACCACTGGTTCCGCGTCGGCGGTCTCGACGCGCTGCTGAAGCGGCGGCCGGCGTGAGGCAGACCGGGGTCCGGCTCGCCCTCGGCCGGCCGACACGGTAGGACACGCCGGAGCGAGGTGGGACATGGCCCGGACGAAGCATCATCCCCCGGACGCGACGATCGCCGACATCCTGCCGGATCTCGCAGACGGTGAAGACTACCTGCGCCAGGTGCTGGTCACCATGCGGATGTGCCAGAAGCATTACGGCGACGCCTGGGTGCGGATCGGCGTGACCGGGCGGTCGCCGACGCCGTCGTACCGGATCGACCGGCCGGACGAGACGGCACCCGGCGACAGTGCCGTCGAGGCGGGCAGGTCCCTGTTCGGCGCCTACGGCGGACGGTCCCACGACCGGTTCACGCAGGTCAACGCGGCGGAGACGCGCTGGAGCTCGCGGGCGCTCGGCATGGCCGACATGCTGGCGCTTCACGACAGCCTGCGCCGCCCGAAGGGCGACGCGGCCTGAGCATGCCGCACAGGGTGCCGCCCACCCGCGTTCTGCGCTAAACTCGGGCGGAGGGCGTCCGGAGCAGCGCCACCAACACGCGGGACGACATGCCAGGTACGCCACGCGCCGGGATCATCCCGGTCACGCCCTTCCAGCAGAATTGCACCCTGATCTGGGATGACGCCACCAAGGTCGGCGCCGTGGTCGATCCCGGCGGCGATCTCGACCGGATCGAGGCGGCGATCCGCGAGCAGGGCGTCACCGTGGAGAAGATCCTGCTGACCCACGGCCATGTCGACCACGCCGCCGGCGCCGACGAATTGCGCGAGCGCCTCGGCGTGCCGATCGAGGGCCCGCACCAGGCCGACAAGTTCCTGCTTGATTCCCTGCCCGAGACGGCGGCCAATTACGGCCTCGGCGCCGCCCGGCCCGTGACACCCGACCGCTGGCTCGACGAGGGCGATGCCGTGACGGTCGGCGGGCTCGGTTTCGACATCCTCCACTGCCCCGGCCACTCGCCCGGCAGCGTCGTGTTCGTGAGCCGGGACGCGCGCTTCGCCCTCGTCGGCGACGTGGTGTTCAAGGGCTCCGTCGGCCGCACCGACCTGCCCGGCGGCAACCACGAGCAGCTCATCCGCGCCATCAAGGACAAGGTCCTGCCGCTGGGCGACGACATCGCCTTCATCCCCGGCCACGGACCGACCAGCACCCTCGGCGAGGAGCGCGTGTCCAACCCCTTCCTGCAGGACTGACGCGCATGGACAGGCGGCGCATCGGCCGCTCCGACCTGACGGTCGCGCCGTTCTGCCTCGGCGGCAACGTCTTCGGCTGGACGGCCGACGAGGCCGCGTCCTTCGCGATCCTCGACCGGTTCGTGGAGAGCGGCTTCGACTTCATCGACACCGCCGACGTCTACTCGCGCTGGGCCCCCGGCCACGTCGGGGGAGAGTCGGAGACGGTGATCGGCAAGTGGCTCGCGGCCCGACCGGGTGTGCGCGACCGGATCGTGCTGGCGACCAAGGTCGGCATGGACCTGGGTGAGGCCGGCAAGGGCCTCTCGGCGGCCCATATCGAGCGGGCCTGCGAGGCCTCGCTGCGGCGCCTCGGGGTCGACCGGATCGACCTCTACCAGTCGCATCTCGACGACGCGACGGTGCCCCTCGAGGAGACCCTGCGGGCCCACGAGCGCCTGATCGCGGCCGGCAAGGTCCGGGCGATCGGCGCCTCGAACTACGATGCGGCGCGGCTCGCGGAGGCGCTGACGGTCTCGGCCTCCGCGGGGCTGCCGCGCTACGAGTGCCTCCAGCCCGATTACAGTCTCGCCCAGCGCGGCTACGAGGCCGAGCTGGAGCCGCTCTGCCGCGCCGAGCAGATCGGCGTGATCGGCTACTTCTCCCTGGCGGCCGGCTTCCTCACCGGCAAGTACCGCAGCGCCCGGGACGCGGCGGGACGTCCGCGGGAGAACCGGGTCGCCAAGTACCTCAACCCGCGCGGCCTCGCGCTGCTCGACGTGCTCGATTCGGTCGCGCAGGCCCACGGCGCGAGCCCGGCCCAGGTGGCGCTCGCCTGGATCATCGCCCGCCCAGGCATCACCGCGCCCATCGCGAGCGCCACCTCGGTGGCGCAGCTCGACGAGCTCCTCGGCGCCGTGCGGCTGACCCTCGCGCCCGAGTCGATCGGCCGCCTGGATGCGGCGAGCGCGGGCGGCATCGAGGGCTAACGCAGCGTTAAGCGGGGGGCGTCACAAAAGCGACGGGACGGGCCCGCCGCGGACCCGTAAAATCGTGCAATCTCAACGCGGAACCCCTATATCAGGCGGACCAAGCGAGAGTTCAGGCGCGGGCGCCCGACGGCGCATCTGCCACCGACGCGATCAGGCCCGCCTGCCCGAGGAAGTTCATGGCCGACACCCCCCAGACCGAGCCCGCCGATTACGGCGCGGAATCCATCCGCGTGCTGAAGGGCCTCGACGCCGTCCGCAAGCGGCCCGGCATGTATATCGGCGACACCGACGACGGCTCAGGCCTCCACCACATGGTGTACGAGGTCGTGGACAACGCCATCGACGAGGCTCTGGCGGGCCACGCCGACCTGGTCACCGTGACCCTCAACGCCGACGGCTCCTGCACCGTCTCCGACAACGGCCGCGGCATCCCGGTGGACATCCACAAGGAGGAGGGCGTCTCGGCGGCCGAGGTCATCATGACCCAGCTGCACGCCGGCGGTAAGTTCGACCAGAACTCCTACAAGGTCTCCGGCGGCCTGCACGGCGTCGGCGTCTCGGTTGTGAACGCCCTGTCGTCGTGGCTGCGCCTGCGCATCTGGCGCAACGACAAGGAGCACGCGATGGAGTTCCGCCACGGCGACGCCGTGGCCCCCCTGGAGGTCATCGGGCCCGGGAACGGCCGGCGCGGCACGGAAGTCACCTTCCTGCCTTCGACCCAGACCTTCACGATGATCGAGTTCGACTACGGGACGCTGGAGAAGCGCCTGCGCGAGCTCGCCTTCCTCAATTCCGGCGTCCGCATCGTCCTGACCGACGCCCGCCACGCCGAGAAGAAGCGCGAGGAGCTGTACTACGAGGGTGGGATCGAGGCCTTCGTCCGCTACCTCGACCGCTCCCGCAAGCCGATCGACGGGATGACCAGCCCCGTGGTCGTCAGCTCCGAGCGCGACGGGATCCGCGTCGAGGTCGCGTTGTGGTGGAACGACTCGTTCAACGAGACCGTCCTGCCCTTCACCAACAACATCCCGCAGCGCGACGGCGGCACCCATATGGCCGGCTTCCGGGCGGCCCTGACCCGTCAGGTCACCGGCTACGCCGAGTCGTCGGGCATCGCCAAGCGGGAGAAGGTCTCGCTGACCGGCGAGGATTGCCGCGAGGGCCTCACCGCGGTCATCTCCGTGCAGGTGCCGGACCCGAAATTCTCGTCGCAGACCAAGGACAAGCTCGTCTCGTCCGAGGTGCGCCCCGCGGTCGAGAACGTCCTCAACGAGGGCCTGTCCACGTGGCTCGAGGAGAATCCGAGCCAAGCGCGTTCGGTGATGGGCAAGGTCGTGCTGGCGGCCTCCGCCCGCGAGGCCGCCCGCAAGGCCCGCGAGACGGTGACCCGGAAGGGCGCACTCGACATCGCCTCGCTGCCCGGCAAGCTCGCCGACTGCCAGGAGCGCGACCCGACCAAGTGCGAGATCCTGCTGGTGGAGGGCGACTCCGCCGGCGGCTCGGCCAAGCAGGGCCGCGACCGGACCTTCCAGGCCGTGCTGCCCCTGCGCGGCAAGATCCTCAACGTCGAGCGCGTACGCGCCGACCGGATGCTGTCCTCCGCCGAGATCGGCACCCTCATCACGGCCCTCGGCGCCGGGATCGGGCGCTCCTCCACGGACCGGGAGGGCTTCAACCCCGAGAAGCTGCGCTACCACCGCATCATCATCATGACCGACGCGGACGTGGACGGCTCGCACATCCGCACGCTGCTGCTGACCTTCTTCTTCCGGCAGATGCCGGAGCTGATCGATCGCGGCCACCTCTACATCGCGCAGCCGCCGCTCTACAAAGCCGAGCGCGGCCGCCGGGCCATCTACCTGAAGGACGAGCGCGCCCTCGAGGATTACCTGATCGACCAGGGCACCGACGGCGCGATCCTGCGGCTCTCCACCGGCGCGGAGTTCGCCGGGGCGCAGCTCAAGAGCCTCGTCGAGGAGGCCCGGTCGTTCCGAAGCATCCTGCAGGGCTTGCACACCCGCTACGACCGCTCCGTGGTCGAGCAGGCGGTGCTCGCCGGGGCCATCGACCCCGAGGCGGCGTCGCGGGCGGGCGAGGCCGAGGTGCTGGCCGACATGACCGCCCGCCGGCTCGACGCCATCGCGGACGAGATCGAGCGCGGCTGGCAGGGCGAGTCGTTCGAGGGCGGCTATCGCCTCAGCCGGACGCTCCGCGGCGTCCGGCAGGTGTCGACCCTCGACGCTGGCCTGATCAGTTCGCAGGAGGCCCGGCGCCTCTCCGAGCGGGCAGACGCTTTCCGGGAGATCTACGGCGAGCCGGCCACGCTCATGCGGAAGTCCGACGAGACCGTGCTGCACGGACCCGTCGCCCTGTTCGAGGCCGTGATGGCCTTCGGCCGCAAGGGCCTGCAACTCCAGCGCTACAAGGGCCTCGGCGAGATGACCGCCCAGCAGCTCTGGGAGACCACGCTGGACCGTGACGTGCGCTCGCTGCTGCAGGTCAAGGTCAAGGACGTCACCGACGCCGACGACCTGTTCGTCAAGCTGATGGGCGACGTCGTGGAGCCGCGGCGCGAGTTCATCCAGGAGAATGCGCTGAGCGTCGCGAACCTCGACGTCTGAGTCGCACAAGATGCGACAGTCTCCACATGCCGTCTGGGCTGCCGCTCGATCCGGGAACAGGCCCCCCCTTTTGGGCGCAGGGTGAGGCCCGGGTCCGGTGCGACCCGGGTCGGTCACGGCGCGTGAAGTAGAAGCTGTTCAGACGATGACGTCGCGGGGCGGCGCACTCTACTGCAGAGAACTCCGCACCCTGCACGCGTGAGGTTCCGGAACGACGCGACCGCGAGACCTAGTCCGCTCCGACGACCGAGAACGGATCGATCAGGCCGCATCGGATGCAGTAGTAGACGAGCTCCA from Methylobacterium sp. NMS14P includes:
- a CDS encoding MBL fold metallo-hydrolase; translated protein: MPGTPRAGIIPVTPFQQNCTLIWDDATKVGAVVDPGGDLDRIEAAIREQGVTVEKILLTHGHVDHAAGADELRERLGVPIEGPHQADKFLLDSLPETAANYGLGAARPVTPDRWLDEGDAVTVGGLGFDILHCPGHSPGSVVFVSRDARFALVGDVVFKGSVGRTDLPGGNHEQLIRAIKDKVLPLGDDIAFIPGHGPTSTLGEERVSNPFLQD
- a CDS encoding aldo/keto reductase; protein product: MDRRRIGRSDLTVAPFCLGGNVFGWTADEAASFAILDRFVESGFDFIDTADVYSRWAPGHVGGESETVIGKWLAARPGVRDRIVLATKVGMDLGEAGKGLSAAHIERACEASLRRLGVDRIDLYQSHLDDATVPLEETLRAHERLIAAGKVRAIGASNYDAARLAEALTVSASAGLPRYECLQPDYSLAQRGYEAELEPLCRAEQIGVIGYFSLAAGFLTGKYRSARDAAGRPRENRVAKYLNPRGLALLDVLDSVAQAHGASPAQVALAWIIARPGITAPIASATSVAQLDELLGAVRLTLAPESIGRLDAASAGGIEG
- the gyrB gene encoding DNA topoisomerase (ATP-hydrolyzing) subunit B — translated: MADTPQTEPADYGAESIRVLKGLDAVRKRPGMYIGDTDDGSGLHHMVYEVVDNAIDEALAGHADLVTVTLNADGSCTVSDNGRGIPVDIHKEEGVSAAEVIMTQLHAGGKFDQNSYKVSGGLHGVGVSVVNALSSWLRLRIWRNDKEHAMEFRHGDAVAPLEVIGPGNGRRGTEVTFLPSTQTFTMIEFDYGTLEKRLRELAFLNSGVRIVLTDARHAEKKREELYYEGGIEAFVRYLDRSRKPIDGMTSPVVVSSERDGIRVEVALWWNDSFNETVLPFTNNIPQRDGGTHMAGFRAALTRQVTGYAESSGIAKREKVSLTGEDCREGLTAVISVQVPDPKFSSQTKDKLVSSEVRPAVENVLNEGLSTWLEENPSQARSVMGKVVLAASAREAARKARETVTRKGALDIASLPGKLADCQERDPTKCEILLVEGDSAGGSAKQGRDRTFQAVLPLRGKILNVERVRADRMLSSAEIGTLITALGAGIGRSSTDREGFNPEKLRYHRIIIMTDADVDGSHIRTLLLTFFFRQMPELIDRGHLYIAQPPLYKAERGRRAIYLKDERALEDYLIDQGTDGAILRLSTGAEFAGAQLKSLVEEARSFRSILQGLHTRYDRSVVEQAVLAGAIDPEAASRAGEAEVLADMTARRLDAIADEIERGWQGESFEGGYRLSRTLRGVRQVSTLDAGLISSQEARRLSERADAFREIYGEPATLMRKSDETVLHGPVALFEAVMAFGRKGLQLQRYKGLGEMTAQQLWETTLDRDVRSLLQVKVKDVTDADDLFVKLMGDVVEPRREFIQENALSVANLDV